A genomic stretch from Hemicordylus capensis ecotype Gifberg chromosome 5, rHemCap1.1.pri, whole genome shotgun sequence includes:
- the LOC128325625 gene encoding titin-like, giving the protein MGEVLIEDLSVPEPLPTTHITNDIQGEALTEEPSMPETLRAPRITNDIQGEALTEEPSMPEPLRTPRITNEILGEELTNIFGDVRCWKMFWHGVFLSELAMPEPLPTRHITNNILGEALIEEPSMPEPLQATNITNDILGKVLIEEPSVPGPLPAPHITNNILEEELIEEPSMPEPLRAPRITNDIQGEALTEEPSMPEPLRAPRITNEILGEDRTNIFGDVRCWKRFWHGVFLSELAMPEPLPARHITNNILGEALIEEPSMPEPLQATNITNDILGKVLIEEPSVPEPLPAPHITNNILEEELIEEPSVPEPLPAPHITNDILEEELTEEPSVLEPLPAPSVTNDILEEELTEEPSMPEPLPAPSTTTNILGEVLIEEPSVPEPLPAPHITNDILEEELTEEASVPETLPAPRIANDILEEELIEEPSMPEPLPAPGRTNDILEEELTEESSVPETLPAPRITNDILEEKLIEEPSLPEPLPALHITHDILGEELNEEPSMTEPLPAPGMTNDILGEALIEEPSMPEPLPATHITKNILGEELTEEPSMTEPLPAPRITNKILGEAFTEEPSMAEPLPAPRITNYILREALTEETSMPEPLPAPHITINILGEVLIEESSVQEHNPAPLISNDIQAEELTEELSVKEPLPAPRTTNDILGEELTEELSKPEPLPAPHITNDILEEDLIEEPSMPEPFPVPRTTNNILGEVLIEEPSVPEPLPAPHITNDILEEELIEEPSVPEPLPATGRTNDILEEELTEEPSVPEPLPAPRTTNDILGEELTEELSKPEPLPAPGMTNDILGEELTEEPSMPEPLPAPLITNNILGEVLIEEPSVPETLPAPHITNDILEEELIEEPSMPELLLAPHITNDILEEELTEEPSVPEPLPAPGMTNDILEEELTEEPSMPEPLPALRITNNILEEVLIEETAMQEPLPAPRMTNDILGEELTEEHSMPEPLRAPRITNEILGEDRTNIFGDVRCWKRFWHGVFLSELAMPEPLPARHITNNILGEALIEEPSMPEPLQATNITNDILGKVLIEEPSVPEPLPAPHITNNILEEELIEEPSVPEPLPAPHITNDILEEELTEEPSVLEPLPAPSVTNDILEEELTEEPSMPEPLPAPSTTTNILGEVLIEEPSVPEPLPAPHITNDILEEELTEEASVPETLPAPRIANDILEEELIEEPSMPEPLPAPGRTNDILEEELTEESSVPETLPAPRITNDILEEKLIEEPSLPEPLPALHITHDILGEELNEEPSMTEPLPAPGMTNDILGEALIEEPSMPEPLPATHITKNILGEELTEEPSMTEPLPAPRITNKILGEAFTEEPSMAEPLPAPRITNYILREALTEETSMPEPLPAPHITINILGEVLIEESSVQEHNPAPLISNDIQAEELTEELSVKEPLPAPRTTNDILGEELTEELSKPEPLPAPHITNDILEEDLIEEPSMPEPFPVPRTTNNILGEVLIEEPSVPEPLPAPHITNDILEEELIEEPSVPEPLPATGRTNDILEEELTEEPSVPEPLPAPRTTNDILGEELTEELSKPEPLPAPGMTNDILGEELTEEPSMPEPLPAPLITNNILGEVLIEEPSVPETLPAPHITNDILEEELIEEPSMPELLLAPHITNDILEEELTEEPSVPEPLPAPGMTNDILEEELTEEPSMPEPLPALRITNNILEEVLIEETAMQEPLPAPRMTNDILGEELTEEHSMPEPLPAPQITNNILGEAHTEEPSKPEPLPAPCTSNNILDEVLIEEPSMPEPLPAPHITNDILEEELIEEPSMPEPLPAPHITNDILEEELTEKPSVPEPLPAPGMTNGFLEEQVTEEPSVPEPLPAPGMTNEILEEELTAEPSVPETLPAPRITNYILEEELIEEASMPEPLPAPCKTNDILGEELTEEPSMPEPLPAPRITNYILGEELTEEPSVTEPLLAPGMTNDILGEVLIEKPSMPEPLPATLITNDILAEELTEEPSIPGPLPAPRITNKILGEALTEEFSKPEPLPSPRVTNNILDELLIEELSMQEPLPATHITNDILGEALTVEPSMPEPLPAPRITNNILGEVLIEEPSVPETLPAAHITNDILEEDLIEEPSIPEPIPVTHTTNNILGEVLIEEPSVPEPHPAPHITNNILEEELIEEPSVPEPLPAPGRTNDILEEELTEESSVPETLPAPRITNDILEEELIEEPSMPEPLPAPHITNIILGEELTEEPAMLEPLPAPHITHDILGESSLRNPPCQNPFQHLTSPTASWVKCSLRNPPCKNTIQHLSSPMTSKRKSSLRNSL; this is encoded by the coding sequence ATGggcgaagtgctcattgaggacctctccgtgccagaacctcttccaacaactcacatcaccaatgacatccaaGGGGAAGcactcactgaggaaccctccatgccagaaactCTTcgagcacctcgtatcaccaatgacatccaaggcgaagcgctcactgaggaaccctccatgccagaacctcttcgaacacctcgtatcaccaatgaaattctgggggaagagctcaccaATATctttggtgatgtgaggtgctggaagatgTTCTGGCACGgagtgttcctcagtgagctcgccatgccagaaccccttccaacacgtcacatcaccaacaacatcttgggggaagcactcattgaggaaccatCGATGCCAGAACCACTTCAAGCAACtaacatcaccaatgacatcctgggcaaagtgctcattgaggaaccctccgtgccaggaccccttccagcacctcacatcaccaacaacatcctggaggaggagctcattgaggaaccctccatgccagaacctcttcgagcacctcgtatcaccaatgacatccaaggcgaagcgctcactgaggaaccctccatgccagaacctcttcgagcacctcgtatcaccaatgaaaTTCTGGGGGAAGATCGCACCAATATctttggtgatgtgaggtgctggaagaggttctggcacggagtgttcctcagtgagctcgccatgccagaaccccttccagcacgtcacatcaccaacaacatcttgggggaagcactcattgaggaaccatCGATGCCAGAACCGCTTCAAGCAACtaacatcaccaatgacatcctgggcaaagtgctcattgaggaaccctccgtgccagaaccccttccagcacctcacatcaccaacaacatcctggaggaggagctcattgaggaaccctctgtgccagaacctcttccagcacctcacattaccaatgacatcctggaggaagagctcactgaggaaccctccgtactagaacctcttccagcacctagCGTGACCAAtgatatcctggaggaagagctcactgaggaaccctccatgccagaaccccttccagcacctagcaccaccaccaacatcctgggcgaagtgctcattgaggaaccctccgtgccagaaccccttccagcacctcacatcaccaacgacatcctggaggaagagctcactgaggaagcaTCTGTGCCAGAAACTCTTCCGGCACCTCGCATcgccaacgacatcctggaggaagagctcattgaggaaccctccatgccagaacctcttccagcacctggcaGGACCAAtgatatcctggaggaagagctcactgaggaatcctctgtGCCAGAaactcttccagcacctcgcatcaccaacgacatcctggaggaaaagctcattgaggaaccctccttgccagaacctcttccagcactgcACATCACCCATGACATACTGGGGGAAGAGCTCAATGAGGAGCCATccatgacagaaccccttccagcacctggcatgaccaatgacatactgggggaagcgctcattgaggaaccctccatgccagaaccccttccagcaactcatatCACCAAAAACATTCTGggtgaagagctcactgaggaaccctccatgacagaaccccttccagcacctcgcatcaccaacaagatCCTGGGCGAAGCgttcactgaggaaccctccatggcagaaccacttccagcaccacgaatcaccaactacatcctgagggaagcgctcactgaggaaacctccatgccagaacctcttccagcacctcacatcaccatcaacatcctgggcgaagtgctcattgaggaatccTCCGTGCAAGAACACAATCCAGCACCTCTCATCAGCAATGACATCCAAgcggaagagctcactgaggaactctccgtgaaagaacctcttccagcacctcgcaccaccaatgacatcctgggggaagagctcactgaggaactctccaagccagaacctcttccagcacctcacatcaccaacgacatcctggaggaagatcttattgaggaaccctccatgccagaacccttTCCAGTACCTCGCACTACAAACAACATCCTGggcgaagtgctcattgaggaaccctccgtgccagaaccccttccagcacctcacatcaccaacgacatactggaggaagagctcattgaggaaccctccgtgccagaacctcttccagcaactgGCAGGACCAAtgatatcctggaggaagagctcactgaggaaccctccgtgccagaacctcttccagcacctcgcaccaccaatgacatcctgggggaagagctcactgaggaactctccaagccagaacctcttccagcacctggcatgaccAATGATAtactgggggaagagctcactgaggaaccctccatgccagaacctcttccagcacctctcatcaccaacaacatcctgggcgaagtgctcattgaggaaccctctgtgccagaaacccttccagcacctcacatcaccaacgacatcctggaggaggagctcattgaggaaccctccatgccagaacttcttctagcacctcacatcaccaatgatatcctggaggaagagctcactgaggaaccctccgtgccagaacctcttccagcaccaggcatgaccaatgacatcctggaggaagagctcactgaagaaccctccatgccagaacctcttccagcacttcGCATCACCAACAATATCCTGgaggaagtgctcattgaggaaaccgCAATGcaagaaccacttccagcacctcgcatgaccaatgacatacTGGGGGAAGAGCTTACTGAGGAAcactccatgccagaacctcttcgagcacctcgtatcaccaatgaaaTTCTGGGGGAAGATCGCACCAATATctttggtgatgtgaggtgctggaagaggttctggcacggagtgttcctcagtgagctcgccatgccagaaccccttccagcacgtcacatcaccaacaacatcttgggggaagcactcattgaggaaccatCGATGCCAGAACCGCTTCAAGCAACtaacatcaccaatgacatcctgggcaaagtgctcattgaggaaccctccgtgccagaaccccttccagcacctcacatcaccaacaacatcctggaggaggagctcattgaggaaccctctgtgccagaacctcttccagcacctcacattaccaatgacatcctggaggaagagctcactgaggaaccctccgtactagaacctcttccagcacctagCGTGACCAAtgatatcctggaggaagagctcactgaggaaccctccatgccagaaccccttccagcacctagcaccaccaccaacatcctgggcgaagtgctcattgaggaaccctccgtgccagaaccccttccagcacctcacatcaccaacgacatcctggaggaagagctcactgaggaagcaTCTGTGCCAGAAACTCTTCCGGCACCTCGCATcgccaacgacatcctggaggaagagctcattgaggaaccctccatgccagaacctcttccagcacctggcaGGACCAAtgatatcctggaggaagagctcactgaggaatcctctgtGCCAGAaactcttccagcacctcgcatcaccaacgacatcctggaggaaaagctcattgaggaaccctccttgccagaacctcttccagcactgcACATCACCCATGACATACTGGGGGAAGAGCTCAATGAGGAGCCATccatgacagaaccccttccagcacctggcatgaccaatgacatactgggggaagcgctcattgaggaaccctccatgccagaaccccttccagcaactcatatCACCAAAAACATTCTGggtgaagagctcactgaggaaccctccatgacagaaccccttccagcacctcgcatcaccaacaagatCCTGGGCGAAGCgttcactgaggaaccctccatggcagaaccacttccagcaccacgaatcaccaactacatcctgagggaagcgctcactgaggaaacctccatgccagaacctcttccagcacctcacatcaccatcaacatcctgggcgaagtgctcattgaggaatccTCCGTGCAAGAACACAATCCAGCACCTCTCATCAGCAATGACATCCAAgcggaagagctcactgaggaactctccgtgaaagaacctcttccagcacctcgcaccaccaatgacatcctgggggaagagctcactgaggaactctccaagccagaacctcttccagcacctcacatcaccaacgacatcctggaggaagatcttattgaggaaccctccatgccagaacccttTCCAGTACCTCGCACTACAAACAACATCCTGggcgaagtgctcattgaggaaccctccgtgccagaaccccttccagcacctcacatcaccaacgacatactggaggaagagctcattgaggaaccctccgtgccagaacctcttccagcaactgGCAGGACCAAtgatatcctggaggaagagctcactgaggaaccctccgtgccagaacctcttccagcacctcgcaccaccaatgacatcctgggggaagagctcactgaggaactctccaagccagaacctcttccagcacctggcatgaccAATGATAtactgggggaagagctcactgaggaaccctccatgccagaacctcttccagcacctctcatcaccaacaacatcctgggcgaagtgctcattgaggaaccctctgtgccagaaacccttccagcacctcacatcaccaacgacatcctggaggaggagctcattgaggaaccctccatgccagaacttcttctagcacctcacatcaccaatgatatcctggaggaagagctcactgaggaaccctccgtgccagaacctcttccagcaccaggcatgaccaatgacatcctggaggaagagctcactgaagaaccctccatgccagaacctcttccagcacttcGCATCACCAACAATATCCTGgaggaagtgctcattgaggaaaccgCAATGcaagaaccacttccagcacctcgcatgaccaatgacatacTGGGGGAAGAGCTTACTGAGGAAcactccatgccagaacctcttccagcacctcaaatcaccaacaacatcctgggggaagcacacactgaggaaccctccaagccagaaccccttccagcaccttgcaccAGCAACAACATCTTGGacgaagtgctcattgaggaaccctccatgccagaaccccttccagcacctcacatcaccaacgacatcctggaggaagagctcattgaggaaccctccatgccagaacctcttccagcacctcacatcaccaatgacatcctggaggaagaactCACTGAGAAACCCTCTGtcccagaacctcttccagcacctggcatgaccAATGGCTTCCTGGAGGAACAggtcactgaggaaccctccgtgccagaacctcttccagcacctggcatgaccAATGAAATTCTGGAGGAGGAGCTCACTGCAGAACCTTCTGTGCCAGAaactcttccagcacctcgcatcaccaactacatcctggaggaagagctcattgaggaagcctccatgccagaaccacttccagcaccttgcaagaccaatgacatcctgggggaagagctcactgaggaaccctccatgccagaacctcttccagcacctcgtatcaccaactacatcctgggggaagagctcactgaggaaccctccgtgacagaaccccttctaGCACctggcatgaccaatgacatactgggggaagtgctcattgagaaaccctccatgccagaaccccttccagcaactcttatcaccaatgacattctggctgaagagctcactgaggaaccctccattccaggaccccttccagcacctcgcatcaccaacaagatcctgggcgaagcgctcactgaggaattCTCCAAACCAGAACCTCTTCCATCACCTCGtgtcaccaacaacatcctggacgaactgctcattgaggaactctccatgcaagaacctcttccagcaactcacatcaccaatgacatcctagGGGAAGCACTCACTGTGGAACCCTCCATGcctgaaccccttccagcacctcgcatcaccaacaacatcctgggcgaagtgctcattgaggaaccctctgtgccagAAACTCTTCCAGCAGctcacatcaccaacgacatcctggaggaagatctcattgaggaaccctccataccAGAACCAATTCCAGTAACTCACACTACAAACAACATCCTGggcgaagtgctcattgaggaaccctccgtgccagaaccccatccagcacctcacatcaccaacaacatacTGGAGGAAGAGCtgattgaggaaccctccgtgccagaacctcttccagcacctggcaGGACCAAtgatatcctggaggaagagctcactgaggaatcctctgtGCCAGAaactcttccagcacctcgcatcaccaacgacatcctggaggaagagctcattgaggaaccctccatgccagaacctcttccagcacctcacatcaccaacatcatcctgggggaagagctcactgaggaacccgccATGctagaacctcttccagcacctcacatcacccaTGACATCCTCGGggagagctcactgaggaaccctccatgccagaaccccttccagcacctcacatcaccaacagcATCCTGggtgaagtgctcattgaggaatcctccatgcaaGAACACAATCCAGCACCtctcatcaccaatgacatccaagcggaagagctcactgaggaactctcTGTGA